A window of the Acidovorax sp. YS12 genome harbors these coding sequences:
- a CDS encoding outer membrane protein assembly factor BamE, translating to MHATARCSARVALIVSIGAAMTACGSVDLSGRAMVETLKPYRATVVQGNFVSREQVQALQPGMSRQQVRDLLGTPLVTSLFHANRWDYVFTLKKQGEEVQTRKLVVFFEGDEFVRSEGDEMPTEAEFVATLGSRAVPRKAPVLEATEAQLERYPAPERAPSASPSAPDADAAPRHYPPLESSAR from the coding sequence ATGCATGCCACAGCCCGTTGCAGCGCCCGCGTGGCGCTGATTGTGTCCATTGGCGCTGCCATGACCGCCTGCGGCAGCGTCGACCTTTCCGGGCGCGCGATGGTCGAAACCCTCAAGCCGTACCGTGCCACCGTGGTGCAGGGCAACTTCGTCTCGCGCGAGCAGGTGCAGGCGTTGCAGCCCGGCATGAGCCGCCAGCAGGTGCGCGACCTCCTTGGCACGCCGCTGGTCACCAGCCTGTTCCATGCCAACCGCTGGGACTACGTGTTCACGCTCAAGAAGCAGGGCGAGGAGGTGCAGACGCGCAAGCTCGTCGTGTTCTTCGAGGGCGACGAGTTCGTGCGCTCCGAGGGCGATGAGATGCCGACCGAGGCTGAGTTCGTCGCCACCCTGGGTTCGCGCGCCGTGCCGCGCAAGGCCCCCGTGCTGGAAGCCACCGAGGCGCAGCTGGAGCGCTACCCCGCGCCCGAACGCGCGCCGTCCGCCAGCCCGTCGGCACCCGATGCCGACGCCGCGCCCCGGCACTACCCGCCGCTGGAATCTTCCGCGCGCTGA
- the fur gene encoding ferric iron uptake transcriptional regulator produces the protein MTNIDELKSTGLKATLPRLKILEIFQKGVQRHMTAEDVFRTLLDERSDIGLATVYRVLTQFEQAGILLRSNFESGKAVYELNEGQHHDHFICTACGKVEEFYDPEIEKRQQAIAKSKGWVVHDHAMALYGQCASCAGKG, from the coding sequence ATGACGAATATCGACGAACTCAAAAGCACCGGACTCAAGGCCACACTGCCACGCCTGAAAATCCTCGAGATCTTCCAGAAGGGCGTGCAGCGCCACATGACGGCGGAAGACGTGTTCCGCACCCTGCTCGACGAACGCTCCGACATCGGCCTGGCCACCGTGTACCGGGTGTTGACGCAGTTCGAGCAGGCGGGCATCCTGCTGCGCAGCAACTTCGAGAGCGGCAAGGCCGTCTACGAACTGAACGAAGGCCAGCACCACGACCACTTCATCTGCACCGCCTGCGGAAAGGTCGAGGAGTTCTACGACCCCGAGATCGAGAAGCGCCAGCAGGCCATCGCGAAGTCCAAGGGCTGGGTGGTGCACGACCACGCCATGGCGCTGTACGGCCAGTGCGCGAGCTGCGCGGGCAAGGGCTGA
- a CDS encoding HPr kinase/phosphorylase → MKPNVVSADVLFEAFRGQLRWEWVAGLSASERRFDEVAIRSARSGADLVGHLNYIHPYRVQVLGEREIAYLGNATPEDCKRRVSRIVTLEPPVLVLADGQAAPDELVSMCERAQIPMFATHEPSAFVIDVLHAYLSKHFAERMTMHGVFMDILGLGVLITGESGLGKSELGLELISRGNGLVADDAVDLYRINQNTIEGKCPELLQNLLEVRGIGLLDIRAIFGESAVRRRMRLRLIVHLVRKETLEREYERLPYEPLTQDVLGIPVLKVVIQVVAGRNIAVLVEAAVRNTILQLRGIDTYQEFVERHRRAMEHSGGF, encoded by the coding sequence GTGAAGCCCAACGTCGTCAGCGCCGATGTCCTGTTCGAGGCCTTTCGCGGCCAGCTGCGCTGGGAGTGGGTCGCGGGGCTGAGCGCCTCGGAGCGCCGTTTCGACGAGGTGGCGATCCGCAGCGCGCGCTCGGGCGCCGATCTCGTGGGGCACCTCAACTACATCCACCCATACCGCGTGCAGGTGCTCGGCGAGCGTGAAATCGCCTACCTGGGCAACGCCACCCCCGAGGACTGCAAGCGCCGCGTTTCACGCATCGTCACCCTGGAGCCGCCGGTGCTGGTGCTGGCCGACGGGCAGGCCGCACCGGACGAGCTGGTGTCCATGTGCGAACGCGCGCAGATTCCGATGTTCGCCACGCACGAGCCCTCGGCCTTCGTGATCGACGTGCTGCACGCCTACCTGTCCAAGCATTTCGCCGAACGCATGACCATGCACGGCGTGTTCATGGACATTCTGGGCCTGGGTGTGCTCATCACCGGCGAATCCGGCCTGGGCAAGAGCGAGCTGGGGCTGGAGCTGATCTCGCGCGGCAACGGCCTCGTGGCCGACGATGCGGTGGACCTGTACCGCATCAACCAGAACACCATCGAGGGCAAGTGCCCCGAGCTGCTGCAGAACCTGCTCGAAGTGCGCGGCATCGGCCTGCTGGACATCCGCGCCATCTTCGGCGAGTCGGCCGTGCGCCGCCGCATGCGCCTGCGCCTCATCGTGCACCTGGTGCGCAAGGAAACGCTGGAGCGCGAGTATGAGCGCCTGCCCTACGAGCCGCTGACCCAGGACGTCCTGGGCATTCCGGTGCTGAAGGTGGTCATCCAGGTGGTGGCGGGGCGCAACATCGCCGTGCTGGTCGAGGCAGCGGTGCGCAACACCATCCTGCAACTGCGCGGCATCGACACCTACCAGGAATTCGTCGAGCGCCACCGCCGCGCCATGGAGCACAGCGGCGGCTTCTAG